The Anoplolepis gracilipes chromosome 14, ASM4749672v1, whole genome shotgun sequence genome includes a window with the following:
- the Snx1 gene encoding sorting nexin-2: protein MADMMESPPLFDTNETKLDDLEDDDEDIFASAVQDQSHLLEDTSPYNGVSKVQAELPKLSLRDAPEENSFSSMSSPAPGPLSPPLGPMNTDIGDLHDVPINDNADTLSTNIIHSRSLEEVPADASEVSLKITVTSPQKIGDGMGAYVAYKVETRTNMLIFKKRNFSVIRRFSDFLGLHDKLTEKYLRNGRIIPPAPEKSVIGTTKVKMSGDKSQEQNSSSTEFLERRRAALERYLNRTAAHPVLSIDPDFREFLEADIELPKATNTSALSGKGVMRLFNKVGETVNKITYKMDESDMWFEEKTSQIDSLDIQLRALHSAVDCLTNQRRELANCTGATAKSIAVLGHGEPGASLGRALAQLAETLEKVEVIRKTQSNSDLYQFGEMLRDYVALIGAIKDVFHERVKVFQNWQHAQLMLNKKREQKARLEQSGRTDKTSQAATEVIEWEAKVDRGQEEFDNISKMIKEEVERFELVRVQDFKKQLIEYLESMLQHQNQLVKYWESFLPEARAVA, encoded by the exons ATGGCCGATATGATGGAATCACCGCCACTATTCGACACCAACGAGACCAAATTGGACGATCTGGAGGACGACGATGAGGATATCTTCGCGTCCGCGGTCCAG GATCAGAGCCATTTGTTGGAGGATACTTCACCTTACAACGGAGTGTCCAAAGTTCAAGCAGAGCTGCCGAAGCTATCTTTGCGAGATGCACCGGAGGAGAATTCATTCTCCTCTATGTCCAGCCCAGCTCCAGGTCCCTTGAGTCCTCCGCTAGGACCGATGAATACAGACATCGGCGACCTTCATGACGTTCCTATCAACGATAATGCAGATACATTATCTACAAATATTATCCATTCTCGGTCTTTAGAagag GTTCCAGCAGATGCATCTGAAGTTTCCTTAAAGATTACTGTCACTTCTCCTCAAAAGATAGGTGATGGAATGGGTGCCTATGTTGCATATAAGGTTGAAACAAGAACGAATATGCTAATCTTTAAGAAAAGGAACTTTAGTGTAATTAGACGTTTCAGCGATTTTCTAGGACTTCATGACaaattaacagaaaaatatcttaGGAATGGTAGGATAATTCCACCAGCTCCAGAAAAAAGCGTTATTG gAACGACGAAAGTTAAAATGTCTGGAGATAAGAGTCAAGAGCAAAATTCGAGTTCTACTGAATTTCTTGAACGACGCAGAGCAGCTCTCGAGAGATATTTGAACAGAACAGCTGCGCATCCTGTTCTAAGTATTGATCCTGatttcagagaatttttagAAGCTg ataTAGAATTGCCTAAAGCTACTAATACATCTGCATTGAGTGGTAAAGGAGTGATGCGACTCTTCAACAAAGTTGGAGAAACTGTCAACaagataacatataaaatggaTGAAAGTGATATG TGGTTTGAAGAAAAAACATCGCAAATAGATTCCCTTGATATTCAGTTACGCGCATTACACTCCGCGGTCGATTGTTTAACAAATCAAAGAAGAGAATTAGCAAACTGCACTGGTGCTACGGCAAAATCAATTGCTGTCCTTGGTCATGGTGAACCAGGAGCGTCTCTAGGCAGAGCATTGGCGCAATTAGCCGAAACTCTAGAAAAGGTCGAGGTCATCAGGAAGACGCAAAGTAACAGCGATCTCTATCAATTTGGAGAAATGTTGAGGGATTACGTCGCGCTGATTGGTGCGATTAAA GATGTCTTTCATGAAAGAGTCAAAGTCTTTCAAAATTGGCAGCACGCTCAATTGATGTTGAACAAGAAACGCGAGCAGAAAGCACGGCTCGAGCAATCCGGCCGGACGGACAAGACGAGTCAAGCAGCTACTGAAGTCATAGAATGGGAGGCAAAGGTGGACAGAGGTCAGGAGGAATTCGATAACATCTCGAAAATGATTAAAGAGGAAGTCGAACGTTTTGAATTGGTCAGAGTGCAAGATTTCAAGAAGCAGCTAATTGAGTATCTTGAGTCGATGCTGCAACACCAAAATCAACTCGTCAAATATTGGGAGAGCTTCCTACCGGAGGCACGAGCGGTAGCGTAA